In Glycine max cultivar Williams 82 chromosome 7, Glycine_max_v4.0, whole genome shotgun sequence, a single window of DNA contains:
- the LOC100818645 gene encoding AT-hook motif nuclear-localized protein 17: MTTNSMAISISQNSFSSDLDSTSSWDYLTGSSSQFPRCPPSPIANQPLENLPIATPPTKKPRGRPPGSKNKPKTTSFPVGQPAEPSMKLVIVNVTPGSDIIESILDVARRGHVSLTILSASGTISKVTLHNSIHGVAALTLRGPFTLLSLNGSYLHNNHYTLHPGATPPPPLSFGISFSTSQGQVFGGAIGGRVIAGDDVSLTISTFKNPVMYKYVPTDKERNGDDNNNNHYNNISKNFNGGNELLGFNMVGCRVRGWDGSVRFSRGKMLSPEVCLIGERSNDDPSHHHDDSNAASD; encoded by the exons ATGACAACCAATTCCATGGCAATCTCCATCTCCCAGAACTCCTTCTCCTCGGACTTAGACTCGACATCCTCATGGGACTACCTCACTGGCTCCTCCTCCCAATTCCCTCGCTGTCCACCATCACCTATTGCAAACCAACCCCTAGAGAATCTCCCTATTGCAACCCCACCCACCAAGAAGCCGCGTGGCAGGCCCCCAGGCTCCAAGAACAAGCCTAAGACCACTTCCTTCCCAGTGGGCCAACCCGCTGAACCCTCAATGAAGCTCGTCATTGTCAACGTGACCCCTGGCAGCGACATCATTGAGTCCATTCTTGATGTTGCTCGTCGAGGCCACGTTAGCCTCACCATCCTCAGTGCCTCTGGCACGATCTCTAAAGTAACCCTTCACAACTCTATCCATGGTGTTGCTGCCCTCACACTCCGTGGGCCCTTCACCTTGCTCTCGCTCAACGGCTCCTACTTACACAACAACCATTACACCCTTCACCCTGGAGCCACCCCTCCCCCTCCCTTATCCTTCGGGATCAGCTTTTCCACCTCTCAAGGCCAAGTATTTGGCGGCGCCATTGGCGGTAGAGTCATCGCCGGTGATGATGTCAGCCTTACAATCTCCACCTTCAAGAACCCTGTGATGTACAAGTACGTTCCTACAGACAAAGAAAGGAACGGGGATGACAATAATAACAACCATTATAACAATATCTCTAAAAATTTTAATGGGGGTAACGAGTTGTTGGGGTTCAACATGGTTGGTTGCAGAGTTCGTGGGTG GGACGGTTCTGTGCGCTTTAGCAGGGGCAAGATGTTGTCGCCAGAAGTTTGCCTTATTGGTGAGCGTTCTAATGATGATCCTTCTCACCATCACGACGATTCTAATGCTGCCAGTGACTAG